A single region of the Pseudorhodoplanes sp. genome encodes:
- a CDS encoding prephenate dehydratase, with amino-acid sequence MTAKQKIVFQGEPGANSHLACREAYPDYEPVACPTFEDAFAAVSSGDAALGMIPIENSIAGRVADIHHLMPHSNLHIVAEWFLPVRHQLLGLKGTRLADIRTVESHVHALGQCRNIIRKLKIKAVVAADTAGSAREVSEAGDRSRAAIATKLAAEIYGLDVLSENIEDEEHNTTRFIVLAREAQHAPSGNGPVVTTFVFRVRNIPAALYKALGGFATNGVNMTKLESYMIEGNFFATMFYSDIEGHPDDYNVTLALKELEFFSKEMKILGVYPAHPYRATFREAAE; translated from the coding sequence ATGACCGCAAAGCAAAAAATCGTATTCCAGGGCGAACCGGGCGCGAACTCGCATCTCGCCTGCCGCGAAGCCTATCCGGACTATGAGCCGGTCGCCTGCCCGACCTTCGAGGATGCCTTCGCCGCCGTGTCGTCCGGTGACGCCGCCCTCGGCATGATTCCGATCGAGAACTCGATCGCCGGCCGCGTCGCGGACATCCATCATCTGATGCCGCATTCAAATCTGCATATTGTCGCCGAATGGTTCCTGCCGGTGCGCCATCAACTTCTCGGCCTCAAGGGAACCAGGCTCGCCGACATCAGAACCGTCGAGAGCCACGTCCACGCGCTCGGTCAGTGCCGCAACATCATCCGCAAGCTGAAGATCAAGGCGGTGGTCGCCGCAGACACCGCGGGTTCCGCGCGCGAAGTCTCCGAAGCCGGGGACAGATCGCGCGCGGCGATTGCGACAAAACTCGCTGCCGAAATCTATGGCCTCGATGTTCTTTCAGAGAATATCGAGGACGAAGAGCACAACACCACCCGCTTCATCGTTCTGGCGCGCGAAGCACAGCACGCGCCGAGCGGCAACGGACCGGTCGTGACTACCTTCGTCTTCCGGGTGCGCAACATTCCAGCCGCACTCTACAAGGCGCTGGGCGGCTTCGCCACCAACGGCGTCAACATGACCAAGCTTGAAAGCTACATGATCGAGGGCAATTTCTTCGCGACGATGTTCTATTCCGACATCGAAGGTCACCCCGATGATTACAACGTCACGCTGGCGCTGAAGGAACTCGAGTTCTTCTCAAAGGAGATGAAAATCCTCGGCGTCTATCCGGCCCATCCCTATCGCGCAACCTTCCGGGAAGCAGCCGAGTGA
- a CDS encoding 3-deoxy-manno-octulosonate cytidylyltransferase, whose protein sequence is MALHDILILIPARMAATRLPGKPLADIGGQPMIAHVIRRAQEAKLGPVVVATDDEVIFAAVEKTGVQALMTRADHDSGSDRIFEALELADPGQKVRIVVNMQGDLPTLSPGDLAAAVRLLEDPAVDIGTVAAEIRDPDERSNPNVVKVVGSPLSPTRLQALYFTRATAPYGEGPLYHHIGLYAYRRQALARFVGLPPSPLEKREKLEQLRALEAGMRIDVAVVASVPLGVDTPEDLEAARRMLGH, encoded by the coding sequence ATGGCATTGCACGACATTCTGATCCTGATTCCGGCCCGCATGGCGGCCACGCGGCTGCCCGGCAAGCCGCTGGCCGATATCGGGGGCCAGCCAATGATCGCGCATGTCATCCGGCGCGCCCAGGAAGCCAAATTGGGGCCGGTGGTCGTCGCCACCGACGACGAGGTGATTTTCGCCGCGGTCGAAAAGACCGGCGTGCAGGCGCTGATGACCCGCGCCGACCATGACTCAGGGTCCGACCGCATTTTCGAAGCGCTCGAACTGGCCGATCCCGGCCAAAAGGTCCGCATCGTGGTCAACATGCAGGGCGATCTGCCGACCCTGTCGCCGGGTGATCTGGCCGCCGCGGTGCGGCTGCTGGAGGACCCGGCCGTCGATATCGGCACCGTCGCCGCCGAAATCCGCGATCCGGACGAGCGCAGCAATCCTAATGTCGTCAAGGTGGTCGGCTCGCCGCTGTCGCCCACCCGGCTGCAGGCGCTCTATTTCACCCGCGCCACCGCGCCCTACGGGGAGGGGCCGCTTTACCATCACATCGGTCTTTATGCTTACCGGCGGCAAGCGCTCGCCCGTTTTGTCGGGCTTCCGCCCTCGCCGCTGGAGAAACGCGAGAAGCTCGAACAATTGCGTGCATTGGAGGCCGGCATGCGTATCGACGTTGCTGTTGTCGCCAGCGTTCCGCTCGGCGTCGATACGCCGGAAGATCTGGAAGCCGCGCGCCGCATGCTCGGACATTGA
- a CDS encoding cytochrome c family protein has protein sequence MDSFELNKILGAVLGTCLVLLSLNIVANAIFAPHQPAKPGFDIAVPEQAATETAAKPEPAEPIAVRLASSDPKRGEATAKQCASCHTFEKGGANKVGPNLYGIVGRPRASHAGFNYSAAMKGKGGEWTYEDLDQFIAAPKGFVPGTSMSFAGLSRPGQRADLINYLHSLADNPAPLPKAAEAPAPKAQ, from the coding sequence ATGGACTCCTTTGAACTCAACAAAATCCTCGGCGCGGTGCTCGGCACCTGCCTGGTTCTGCTCTCGCTCAATATCGTCGCGAACGCGATTTTTGCGCCGCATCAGCCAGCCAAGCCTGGCTTCGACATCGCGGTTCCCGAGCAGGCCGCCACCGAAACCGCCGCCAAGCCCGAGCCGGCCGAGCCGATCGCGGTACGCTTGGCAAGTTCCGATCCCAAGCGCGGCGAGGCGACTGCCAAGCAATGCGCGTCCTGCCACACCTTCGAGAAGGGCGGTGCGAACAAGGTCGGCCCAAATCTCTATGGGATCGTGGGCCGCCCCAGAGCCTCGCATGCCGGCTTCAATTACTCGGCGGCCATGAAGGGCAAGGGCGGCGAGTGGACCTATGAAGACCTCGACCAGTTCATTGCCGCGCCCAAGGGCTTCGTCCCGGGCACCAGCATGAGCTTCGCGGGCCTGTCGCGCCCAGGTCAGCGCGCCGACCTGATCAATTACCTGCATTCACTGGCGGACAATCCGGCCCCGCTGCCGAAAGCAGCCGAGGCGCCGGCACCCAAGGCGCAGTGA